One genomic segment of Arcobacter porcinus includes these proteins:
- the tsaA gene encoding tRNA (N6-threonylcarbamoyladenosine(37)-N6)-methyltransferase TrmO: MKIDIESIGTIFTEFKDRENMPVQPCGGDKSIGKIVIKDEYKQGLKDLDGFSHIYLIYYFHKSKDYKLEVIPFNDKTNSKRGVFSTRTPIHPNKIGLSLVKLERVKDNIIEIRGVDILNETPLIDIKPYIPNFDFVEGEIKSGWMNSSLDEVRNKKSDKRFL; this comes from the coding sequence ATGAAAATAGATATAGAGTCAATTGGTACAATATTTACAGAGTTTAAAGATCGTGAAAATATGCCTGTACAACCTTGTGGAGGCGATAAAAGTATAGGAAAAATTGTAATAAAAGATGAGTATAAACAAGGTTTAAAAGATTTGGATGGATTTAGTCATATCTATTTAATTTACTATTTTCATAAATCAAAAGATTATAAACTAGAAGTTATCCCTTTTAATGATAAAACTAATTCAAAAAGGGGTGTTTTTTCAACTAGAACTCCGATTCATCCAAATAAGATAGGATTATCTTTGGTTAAGTTAGAGAGAGTTAAGGATAATATTATTGAAATTAGAGGTGTTGATATTTTAAATGAAACCCCTTTAATAGATATAAAACCATATATTCCAAATTTTGATTTTGTTGAGGGTGAGATTAAATCTGGATGGATGAACTCATCTTTAGATGAAGTAAGAAATAAAAAATCAGATAAGAGATTTTTATAA
- a CDS encoding class I SAM-dependent methyltransferase, whose protein sequence is MPLIKTNLDKLNFSKLYKIQMKNSTFKSKSSSDWDKKALHFSQNVLNSPYTKEFTKRVDISDCETLLDVGSGPATISLALAKKLKTVYALDYSKEMLNYAEQNAKNKEIDNLVSIHKSWYDSWEDVPNADIVVASRSMEVKDIKKALKKLDEKANKRVYITTKVGGSFIDKEILAQIKRDIIPRPDYIYLVNTLHSMGIYAKVDFIETKSSKFDTANEDEFIQSLKWSLGEISKKEEKILREYFNTTYKNKKNKESLTWAFISWQKSL, encoded by the coding sequence ATGCCACTTATAAAAACAAATTTAGATAAATTGAACTTTTCAAAACTATATAAAATACAGATGAAGAACTCTACTTTTAAAAGTAAAAGTAGCAGTGATTGGGATAAAAAGGCTTTGCATTTTAGTCAAAATGTTTTAAATAGTCCATATACAAAAGAGTTTACAAAAAGAGTTGATATAAGCGATTGTGAAACTTTGCTTGATGTTGGAAGTGGACCTGCTACTATTTCTTTAGCTCTTGCAAAAAAATTAAAAACTGTTTATGCTCTTGATTATTCAAAAGAGATGTTAAATTATGCCGAACAAAATGCAAAAAACAAAGAAATTGATAATTTAGTAAGCATTCATAAATCTTGGTATGACTCTTGGGAAGATGTTCCAAATGCTGATATTGTAGTTGCAAGTAGGTCCATGGAAGTAAAAGATATAAAAAAAGCTTTAAAAAAATTAGATGAAAAAGCAAACAAAAGAGTCTATATCACAACAAAAGTTGGTGGAAGTTTTATAGATAAAGAGATTTTAGCTCAAATAAAAAGAGATATTATTCCACGACCTGATTATATATATTTAGTAAATACTCTTCATAGCATGGGAATTTATGCAAAGGTTGATTTTATTGAGACAAAATCTTCAAAATTTGATACTGCAAATGAAGATGAATTTATTCAAAGCTTAAAATGGAGTTTAGGAGAAATATCTAAAAAAGAGGAGAAAATATTAAGAGAGTATTTTAATACTACTTATAAAAATAAAAAAAACAAAGAGAGTTTAACTTGGGCATTTATCTCTTGGCAGAAGAGTTTATAA
- a CDS encoding ABC transporter ATP-binding protein — protein MIDLKIKKELHGSTGKMLLDINLSIKTGEFVALSGISGSGKTTILRVLAGLENADGKIVVDNDIWLDDKFIKPVQKRDIGFVFQDYALFPNLTVIENLLFVKKDKELANYLLNLTDLYELKNRYPSSLSGGQKQRVSLCRALMKRPRILLMDEPLSALDSYMRLKLQDEILALHKEFNTTTIMVSHDPSEMYKLASRVLVLKEGKIANDGLAKDILLKTEGSQKFSFEGELLDIIKVDVINIAIVAIGQQIVEVVISNIEAQNLIIGEKVNVSTKAFSPTIKKI, from the coding sequence ATGATAGATTTAAAGATAAAAAAAGAGCTTCACGGAAGCACAGGAAAAATGCTTTTAGATATAAATTTATCTATAAAAACTGGAGAATTTGTAGCTTTAAGTGGAATTAGTGGAAGTGGAAAAACTACAATCTTAAGAGTTTTAGCAGGTTTAGAAAATGCAGATGGAAAAATAGTTGTTGATAATGATATTTGGCTAGATGATAAGTTTATAAAACCTGTTCAAAAAAGAGATATTGGATTTGTTTTTCAAGATTATGCACTTTTCCCAAACTTAACAGTTATAGAGAACCTTCTTTTTGTAAAAAAAGATAAAGAACTAGCAAACTATCTTTTAAATCTTACAGATTTATATGAGTTAAAAAACAGATACCCAAGCTCATTAAGTGGTGGACAAAAGCAAAGAGTGAGTTTGTGTAGAGCTTTGATGAAAAGACCAAGAATCTTACTTATGGATGAGCCACTTTCAGCGCTTGATTCATATATGAGATTAAAACTTCAAGATGAGATTTTGGCACTTCATAAAGAGTTTAATACAACAACAATAATGGTAAGTCATGATCCAAGCGAGATGTATAAACTAGCTTCTAGAGTTCTTGTTTTAAAAGAGGGAAAAATAGCAAACGATGGTTTAGCAAAAGATATTTTACTAAAAACAGAAGGTAGCCAGAAGTTTAGTTTTGAGGGAGAACTTCTTGATATTATAAAAGTTGATGTTATAAATATCGCTATTGTAGCTATTGGTCAGCAAATTGTAGAAGTTGTAATCTCAAATATAGAAGCTCAAAATTTAATAATTGGAGAAAAAGTAAATGTAAGTACAAAAGCATTTTCTCCAACCATCAAAAAGATTTAA
- the modB gene encoding molybdate ABC transporter permease subunit, whose protein sequence is MIDYLLSVDYAPFMLSFKLALITTLILFVLCMPLAWYLSQTKSKSKPFIEALCTMPLVVPPTVLGFYLLWGLSHNSPIGQFFDEYFGIKLVFNFYGIIIASCLYSLPFMVQPLQSGFESLNKNMIEASYISGKSKFKTVLLIALPNIKPSLLTALIITFAHTVGEFGVVLMIGGSIPNETRVAAIAIYEFVEVLDYKNAHIYSLIMIVMSFITLLAVYLFNGKQKRNRVI, encoded by the coding sequence ATGATTGATTATTTATTAAGTGTTGATTATGCACCTTTTATGCTATCTTTTAAATTGGCTCTAATTACAACTTTGATTTTGTTTGTCCTATGTATGCCACTTGCTTGGTATTTATCACAAACAAAGTCAAAATCAAAGCCTTTTATTGAGGCTCTTTGTACTATGCCATTAGTTGTTCCACCAACAGTTTTGGGGTTTTATTTACTTTGGGGTTTATCACACAATTCTCCTATTGGTCAATTTTTTGATGAGTATTTTGGAATAAAACTTGTATTTAATTTCTATGGAATAATAATTGCAAGTTGTCTTTATAGCCTTCCTTTTATGGTGCAACCACTTCAAAGTGGTTTTGAAAGCCTAAATAAAAATATGATAGAAGCAAGTTATATTAGTGGAAAAAGTAAGTTCAAAACAGTTTTACTAATAGCTTTACCAAATATAAAACCATCTTTATTAACAGCACTTATAATTACTTTTGCTCACACAGTTGGGGAGTTTGGAGTTGTTTTAATGATTGGTGGAAGTATTCCAAATGAAACAAGAGTTGCTGCGATTGCTATTTATGAGTTTGTTGAAGTGCTTGATTATAAAAATGCTCATATTTATAGTTTGATTATGATTGTTATGAGTTTTATTACACTTCTTGCAGTATATTTGTTTAATGGTAAACAAAAAAGAAATAGAGTTATATAG
- a CDS encoding TOBE domain-containing protein: MIARVKSIQTSDSLNIIEFDFYNNIFKMMSLDLIENLQVGSRVELLVKPTNISISKNHIEDISLSNQALAKIISINSGKLLSNIILEINDTKLESIITKSSQERLNLKENDEVNILIKASDLSIYRVLND, encoded by the coding sequence ATGATTGCAAGAGTGAAAAGTATTCAAACTAGTGATAGTTTAAATATTATTGAGTTTGATTTTTATAATAATATTTTTAAGATGATGAGTTTAGATTTAATTGAAAACTTACAAGTAGGTTCAAGAGTTGAACTACTTGTAAAACCTACAAATATCTCTATTTCAAAAAACCATATAGAGGATATTAGTTTATCAAATCAAGCTCTTGCAAAAATTATCTCTATAAACAGTGGAAAACTTCTATCAAATATCATTTTAGAAATAAATGATACAAAACTTGAAAGCATAATTACAAAAAGCTCTCAAGAAAGATTGAACTTAAAAGAAAATGATGAAGTAAATATATTAATAAAAGCTAGTGATTTATCTATTTATAGGGTTTTAAATGATTGA
- the modA gene encoding molybdate ABC transporter substrate-binding protein, with protein MRKIILGLALLCSSIFAGTINIAVAANVSYAINDLIAEFNKTNPDTKVQVTLGSSGKFTTQIINGAPFDIFMSADMKFPETLDNQGLSSTKPVIYAQGSLAMLSSKKLDLSKGLNLLTDKNIIRVAIANPKTAPYGTASVEAFKNAKLFEKVEPKLIYAESISQAVTYALTAAEVGFIAKSSLYDEKMSQYKEDIDWVSVDPSLYTPIDQGIIILNRAKDNKEAKAFYDFILGDKAKKIFVDFGYLVK; from the coding sequence ATGAGAAAAATAATTTTAGGATTAGCTCTTTTATGTTCAAGTATTTTTGCAGGAACAATAAATATAGCAGTTGCAGCAAATGTATCTTATGCTATTAATGATTTAATTGCAGAGTTTAATAAAACAAATCCAGATACAAAAGTACAAGTAACTTTAGGAAGTAGTGGAAAATTCACAACTCAAATCATAAATGGAGCTCCATTTGATATTTTTATGAGTGCTGATATGAAATTCCCTGAAACACTAGATAATCAAGGTTTAAGTTCAACTAAACCAGTTATTTATGCACAAGGTAGCTTAGCAATGCTTAGCTCAAAAAAATTAGATCTTTCAAAAGGTTTAAATCTTTTAACAGATAAAAATATTATTAGAGTTGCTATTGCAAACCCAAAAACTGCTCCATATGGAACAGCTTCTGTTGAAGCATTTAAAAATGCAAAATTATTTGAAAAAGTTGAGCCAAAACTAATTTATGCTGAATCAATCTCTCAAGCTGTAACTTATGCTTTAACAGCTGCTGAAGTTGGATTTATTGCAAAATCATCTTTATATGATGAAAAAATGTCTCAATATAAAGAGGATATTGACTGGGTAAGTGTTGATCCATCATTATATACTCCAATTGATCAAGGAATTATTATTTTAAATAGAGCAAAAGATAACAAAGAAGCAAAAGCTTTTTATGACTTTATCTTAGGAGATAAAGCTAAAAAGATATTTGTTGATTTTGGATATTTAGTAAAATAA
- a CDS encoding TOBE domain-containing protein, producing the protein MQISSNLTLELFDKPFLLEKRIALLDAIKRTGSINKASKEVPLSYKAAWEAIEDMNNLSNTPIVIRETGGVGGGGTKLTPYGENLLNTYFLLKEEQKKFLENLHRITDLNSGTLKTIRRLSMQISARNQIIAVVSNVNKGAVNAELTLKLKSGKELVSVITLTSVENLDLEKNDEIVALIKSSNVLISTDTSLKVSARNRLRGKIEAINGSDVNSEVVIDIGNTDKIVTIVTTNSVKNLGLKVGLEVDAIIKASDIMIGR; encoded by the coding sequence ATGCAAATTTCATCAAACTTGACTTTAGAACTTTTTGACAAACCTTTTTTACTTGAAAAAAGAATTGCTCTTTTAGATGCGATTAAAAGAACAGGTTCAATCAATAAAGCTTCAAAAGAGGTACCACTTAGCTATAAAGCAGCTTGGGAAGCTATTGAAGATATGAATAATCTATCAAATACTCCAATAGTAATCAGAGAAACAGGTGGTGTTGGTGGTGGTGGAACAAAGCTAACTCCTTACGGAGAGAATCTTTTAAATACTTATTTTCTTTTAAAAGAGGAACAAAAAAAATTCTTAGAAAATCTACATAGAATTACAGATCTAAATAGCGGAACTCTAAAAACAATTAGGAGATTATCAATGCAAATTAGTGCTAGAAACCAAATTATTGCTGTTGTTTCAAATGTAAACAAAGGTGCAGTGAATGCAGAACTTACTTTAAAACTTAAAAGTGGAAAAGAGCTTGTAAGTGTTATTACTCTTACATCTGTTGAGAATCTTGATTTAGAAAAAAACGACGAAATTGTTGCTTTAATTAAATCAAGTAATGTACTTATTTCTACAGATACTAGCCTAAAAGTTAGTGCTAGAAATAGATTAAGAGGAAAAATTGAAGCTATAAATGGTAGTGATGTAAATTCTGAAGTTGTTATAGACATTGGGAATACAGATAAAATAGTAACTATTGTAACTACAAATTCTGTAAAGAATTTAGGTTTAAAAGTTGGTCTTGAAGTTGATGCTATTATAAAAGCATCTGATATTATGATAGGAAGATAA